A DNA window from Moorella thermoacetica contains the following coding sequences:
- the rsmB gene encoding 16S rRNA (cytosine(967)-C(5))-methyltransferase RsmB encodes MGKIKPAVSAREAALQVIYRVTEEGAYAGLALDEVLKSAGLDGRERALATELAYSAIKAWGTLDWALGLFLRQPLEKLPPWIRCVLRLGATQLLYVPRIPPRAAIYETVELAKKYGHRGTTGLVNGVLRHLDRQKDALPYPDWKTDPAGYLALRYYHPRWLVERWLEEFGYQETEYLCRADNEPPPTIARVNTLKTRKDVLAARLQAEGATVRPARYAPEGLVVEGLGALEASPSFQEGLFYVQDEGSQLVSHALHPDSGAWVIDASAAPGGKTTHLAQLMADRGTILACDVHRGRLDLIAANCRRLGVTCVRTVLVDARELGERYPAAADYLLIDAPCSGLGVLRRRPDARWRKEAPRTRELARLQLAILMGARQALKPGGVLVYSTCTLLPEENQEVVREFLERAGEFRPDSLEPWLPVLPPDLMVTARQGWVQFLPQRHGTDGFFIARIKKLEK; translated from the coding sequence TTGGGTAAAATCAAGCCCGCCGTTTCGGCCCGGGAGGCGGCATTGCAGGTAATTTACCGGGTAACTGAGGAAGGGGCCTATGCCGGCCTGGCTCTGGATGAGGTGTTGAAGTCCGCCGGCCTGGATGGCCGCGAGAGGGCCCTGGCTACTGAACTGGCTTATAGCGCCATTAAGGCCTGGGGAACCCTGGATTGGGCTCTGGGCCTTTTTTTACGGCAACCCTTGGAGAAACTGCCGCCCTGGATTCGCTGTGTTCTGCGCCTGGGAGCCACCCAGTTGCTGTATGTGCCCCGGATACCGCCCCGGGCGGCCATTTATGAAACAGTGGAGCTGGCCAAAAAGTACGGTCACCGGGGTACGACGGGCCTGGTCAACGGTGTCCTGCGCCACCTGGACCGGCAAAAGGACGCCCTGCCCTATCCCGATTGGAAAACCGACCCGGCCGGCTACCTGGCCCTGCGCTATTATCACCCTCGCTGGCTGGTAGAACGCTGGCTGGAAGAGTTCGGGTACCAGGAGACCGAATATCTCTGCCGGGCGGATAATGAACCCCCTCCCACAATAGCCCGGGTCAACACCCTGAAGACGAGAAAAGATGTACTGGCCGCGCGCCTCCAGGCGGAGGGGGCGACCGTCAGGCCGGCCCGTTACGCCCCGGAAGGGCTGGTGGTCGAGGGGCTGGGAGCGCTAGAGGCCAGTCCCTCCTTCCAGGAGGGGTTGTTTTATGTCCAGGACGAGGGTTCCCAGCTGGTCAGCCATGCCCTGCACCCGGACTCTGGTGCCTGGGTAATCGATGCCAGCGCCGCACCGGGCGGTAAGACAACCCATCTGGCCCAGCTGATGGCCGATCGGGGGACGATTCTGGCCTGCGATGTTCACCGGGGGAGGTTGGATTTGATCGCCGCCAACTGCCGTCGCCTGGGGGTTACCTGCGTTCGCACCGTCCTGGTAGATGCCCGGGAACTGGGGGAACGCTACCCGGCGGCTGCAGATTACCTCCTAATTGATGCCCCCTGCTCCGGGCTGGGGGTATTGCGGCGGCGGCCCGACGCCCGCTGGCGGAAAGAAGCCCCCCGCACCCGGGAGCTGGCCCGGCTACAACTGGCCATTCTGATGGGAGCCAGGCAGGCCCTGAAACCGGGAGGTGTCCTGGTTTACAGTACCTGCACCCTGCTGCCGGAAGAAAACCAGGAGGTGGTACGGGAGTTTCTGGAACGGGCGGGGGAATTCAGACCGGACTCCCTGGAGCCTTGGTTGCCGGTCCTGCCACCGGACCTGATGGTCACCGCCCGCCAGGGCTGGGTCCAGTTTTTGCCCCAGCGTCACGGGACGGACGGCTTTTTTATCGCCAGGATAAAAAAGCTAGAAAAATAA
- a CDS encoding IS3 family transposase, translating to MKKSQPSLADKVAIAHKWITAGYNATLVLRIVGVSRSTYYYQLTHEPKPHTTTGGRPFPGHSLTVGGRKVSDEQIKEWIMESISGDGYAYGYRKLTHMLRQDHELVVNEKKVYRLCKELDILRPQRNLRRKHPRNLAQNRTITAPNQLWEVDVKYGYIAGEDRFFFVLSYIDVYDRQIVGYHIGLTCEARHAVETFRAALWKRQILQRNLPLPIIRSDNGPQFVSHLFESECERWNVLHERIPPKTPNMNAYIESYHRLLEDECLSMGEFGTYAEAYQAVVEFVSRYNNRRLHSSLHYLSPAKFYRRHIETGLQPRYPVRV from the coding sequence ATTAAAAAAAGCCAACCCTCACTTGCAGATAAAGTAGCCATTGCGCACAAGTGGATCACAGCCGGGTACAACGCTACTCTCGTGCTGCGCATAGTGGGGGTTTCTCGATCCACCTATTATTATCAATTAACACATGAACCCAAGCCGCATACCACGACGGGTGGACGTCCGTTTCCTGGTCATTCACTGACTGTGGGCGGCCGCAAGGTCAGTGATGAACAGATTAAGGAATGGATTATGGAGTCTATTTCCGGTGATGGTTACGCCTACGGGTACCGTAAGCTCACTCATATGCTTCGACAAGATCATGAGCTGGTGGTGAACGAGAAAAAGGTATACCGCTTGTGTAAGGAACTGGATATTCTGCGGCCACAACGGAACCTCCGTCGGAAACACCCGCGGAATTTGGCCCAGAACCGCACTATCACAGCGCCAAACCAGCTCTGGGAGGTCGATGTCAAGTACGGATACATTGCAGGAGAAGACCGGTTTTTCTTTGTGCTGTCGTACATTGACGTCTATGACAGGCAGATTGTGGGCTATCATATTGGTCTAACCTGTGAAGCCAGACATGCCGTTGAAACTTTTCGAGCAGCATTGTGGAAACGTCAGATTCTTCAAAGGAATTTACCATTACCCATCATCCGTTCGGATAATGGACCCCAGTTTGTAAGCCATCTGTTTGAATCGGAATGTGAGCGATGGAATGTCCTACACGAGAGAATACCGCCCAAGACACCGAATATGAACGCATATATCGAATCGTACCATCGGCTTCTTGAGGATGAATGCTTGTCGATGGGCGAGTTTGGGACCTACGCGGAGGCATATCAGGCGGTCGTGGAATTCGTTAGCCGTTATAACAACCGCCGATTGCACTCTAGTTTACACTACCTGTCGCCGGCCAAGTTTTACCGTCGTCATATCGAGACAGGATTGCAGCCCAGATATCCCGTGAGGGTGTGA
- a CDS encoding transposase — protein MERRKFTLEFKRQVVEQAIAAGNNSVVARKYDIRPNIVSRWVRQYKAGQPMQGSSPKGNATHVTQQEHARLVAENRELDKQNTHLKQLLGEKDLEIAILRDLLKKANPHLQIK, from the coding sequence GTGGAACGTCGGAAATTTACCCTAGAGTTCAAGCGCCAGGTCGTCGAACAGGCCATCGCTGCCGGAAATAATTCCGTCGTTGCTCGGAAGTATGATATCCGGCCGAATATTGTCAGCCGATGGGTTCGTCAGTACAAAGCCGGCCAACCCATGCAAGGCAGTAGCCCAAAGGGAAACGCCACCCACGTTACTCAGCAGGAACACGCCCGACTCGTTGCAGAGAACCGTGAGTTAGACAAACAGAATACCCATCTAAAGCAACTTCTGGGCGAAAAAGACCTTGAAATTGCTATATTGCGTGACCTATTAAAAAAAGCCAACCCTCACTTGCAGATAAAGTAG
- a CDS encoding sensor histidine kinase, translating to MTSLGMIYILFTATNRDIQLMRQEIYIANLKESMKSLRAQRHDFISHLQTVYGLLQLGMNEAGLEYIASVCKEVRQPTRIIEVSQPALAGLFQAKATAIEEKGVSFQYEINSDLKGLLLPPTDATSIFGNLLDNALEATLAGTPGGEKRIWLRIYNEGNCHCFEVGNTGPVIPLELQKKIFARGFTTKKVDRESHGQGLYIVQKLVKANNGRVEVNSSDQGTVFTVKFPIFSS from the coding sequence TTGACTTCCCTGGGTATGATTTATATTTTATTCACGGCCACCAACAGGGACATCCAACTGATGCGTCAGGAAATCTATATCGCCAACCTGAAGGAGAGCATGAAAAGCCTGCGCGCCCAGCGCCACGATTTCATCAGCCACCTGCAAACGGTCTACGGCCTGCTGCAATTGGGAATGAACGAGGCCGGCCTGGAGTATATCGCCTCCGTTTGCAAGGAGGTACGCCAGCCCACCCGGATCATCGAGGTCAGCCAGCCGGCCCTGGCCGGGCTCTTCCAGGCCAAGGCGACGGCCATCGAGGAGAAGGGGGTTAGTTTCCAGTATGAAATTAACAGCGACCTGAAGGGCCTGCTCTTACCACCCACGGACGCTACCAGCATCTTTGGCAACCTCCTCGATAACGCCCTGGAAGCCACCCTGGCGGGTACCCCGGGAGGGGAAAAACGCATCTGGCTGCGGATCTATAATGAAGGCAACTGTCACTGTTTCGAAGTGGGTAACACCGGACCGGTTATTCCCCTGGAACTGCAGAAAAAGATTTTTGCCCGGGGGTTTACCACGAAAAAGGTCGATCGGGAGAGCCACGGCCAGGGCCTCTACATTGTCCAGAAGCTGGTGAAGGCCAATAATGGCCGGGTGGAGGTCAACAGTAGCGACCAGGGTACGGTCTTTACTGTAAAATTTCCCATTTTTTCAAGTTGA
- a CDS encoding accessory gene regulator ArgB-like protein, with product MLSIHQLARVGADYLVSRLPEGGGRKPEAEVVAFGLEVALGGVLQLAVFVIAAWYLGLVPEMMAALATMASYRLLSGGVHASAYYRCLLLSLMTLILLALLGRGLALVAGGYLPALAVGAFVTNLDIARRLVPVTTPAAPISNHRRRARLKQAAYLWLTGWLLVIIAGFYLEWPRGILASSLLALAVQGLALTPAGFAAVGWADSLLQRILPLG from the coding sequence TTGCTAAGCATTCATCAGCTCGCCCGGGTGGGCGCCGATTACCTGGTTTCCAGGTTGCCGGAGGGCGGGGGCAGGAAGCCGGAAGCAGAGGTCGTGGCTTTCGGCCTGGAGGTGGCCCTGGGTGGGGTCCTCCAGTTAGCAGTTTTCGTGATAGCAGCCTGGTACCTGGGCCTGGTACCGGAAATGATGGCCGCCCTGGCGACCATGGCCAGCTACCGCCTCCTGTCGGGAGGCGTCCATGCCAGTGCCTACTACCGCTGTTTGCTCTTATCTCTGATGACTCTGATCCTTCTGGCTCTTCTGGGCCGGGGGCTGGCGCTTGTGGCAGGAGGATACCTGCCGGCCCTGGCAGTAGGGGCATTTGTCACTAATCTTGATATTGCCCGGCGGCTGGTACCGGTAACTACGCCGGCGGCACCCATTAGCAATCACCGGCGCCGGGCCCGGTTAAAGCAGGCTGCTTATTTATGGTTAACGGGGTGGTTGCTAGTGATTATAGCCGGCTTCTACCTGGAATGGCCCCGGGGCATTCTGGCCAGCAGCCTTCTGGCCCTGGCCGTCCAGGGGTTGGCCTTGACTCCGGCCGGTTTTGCCGCTGTGGGGTGGGCCGACTCCCTTTTGCAGCGGATCCTGCCCCTGGGATAG
- a CDS encoding cyclic lactone autoinducer peptide, protein MMVKRLTAIIATLGVALAVLVANGSVLPTSTWLWHQPEVPETLRK, encoded by the coding sequence ATGATGGTTAAAAGGCTGACTGCCATCATTGCCACCCTGGGTGTGGCCCTGGCGGTCTTGGTGGCCAACGGCAGCGTCCTGCCGACCAGTACATGGCTCTGGCACCAGCCGGAGGTCCCGGAGACCCTGCGTAAATAA
- the rlmN gene encoding 23S rRNA (adenine(2503)-C(2))-methyltransferase RlmN, producing MTTRIDLRGLLPQELEELAVRLGEAPYRGRQIFRWLHARRAKGIEVMSDLPRAFRERLALVAELPPVRVLNRLVAADGLTRKLLLGLGDGNSIECVLMIYKDGRRRNTACLSSQVGCAMGCSFCATGQGGLQRNLTASEIILQALALGAELAEGEGGNRISNIVFMGMGEPLNNYEAVMKGVRIFEDPSGWGISHRRITLSTCGIVPGIERLAREKPPLELAVSLHAVTNELRDKLMPINRRYPLEELIPACRRYAEITGRRVTFEYALIAGVNDRREDARGLSRLLRDMLAFVNIIPLNPVAGSGFKGVPPAAARAFVALLQEAGLEAAIRDSRGQDIAAACGQLRFASREVL from the coding sequence ATGACTACCAGAATTGACTTGCGGGGGCTGTTGCCCCAAGAATTGGAGGAGCTGGCAGTTCGGCTGGGGGAGGCGCCCTACCGTGGCCGGCAGATCTTTCGCTGGTTGCACGCCCGTCGGGCGAAAGGAATAGAGGTTATGTCCGATTTGCCCCGGGCTTTCCGGGAGCGTCTGGCGTTAGTAGCCGAACTACCTCCGGTAAGGGTTCTGAACCGCCTGGTGGCGGCTGACGGCCTGACGCGCAAGTTGCTCCTGGGCCTGGGTGACGGTAATAGCATCGAATGTGTTCTCATGATTTACAAAGACGGCCGCCGCAGGAATACCGCCTGCCTGTCCAGCCAGGTGGGTTGCGCCATGGGATGCAGTTTTTGCGCCACCGGTCAGGGCGGCCTCCAGCGTAACCTGACCGCCAGTGAGATTATCCTCCAGGCCCTGGCCCTGGGGGCGGAACTGGCGGAGGGGGAAGGGGGGAACCGGATCAGCAATATCGTCTTTATGGGTATGGGGGAACCACTCAATAACTATGAGGCCGTCATGAAAGGGGTACGTATTTTCGAAGATCCTTCGGGATGGGGCATCAGCCACAGGCGGATTACCCTGTCCACCTGCGGCATTGTTCCCGGCATCGAGCGACTGGCCAGGGAAAAACCGCCCCTGGAGCTGGCTGTTTCCCTGCATGCGGTCACTAACGAACTGCGGGATAAGCTGATGCCCATCAACAGGCGTTACCCCCTGGAAGAGCTTATCCCGGCCTGCCGCCGTTATGCTGAAATAACCGGGCGGCGGGTTACCTTCGAGTATGCCCTGATAGCCGGGGTCAACGACCGTCGGGAGGATGCCCGGGGTTTAAGCAGGCTTCTCCGGGATATGCTGGCCTTCGTAAACATAATCCCCCTGAACCCGGTGGCCGGGAGCGGGTTCAAAGGGGTACCCCCGGCGGCAGCCAGGGCTTTTGTTGCGCTGTTGCAGGAGGCGGGGCTGGAGGCAGCCATCCGTGATAGCCGGGGACAGGATATCGCCGCTGCTTGTGGCCAGTTACGTTTCGCGTCCAGGGAGGTGTTATAA
- a CDS encoding FhaA domain-containing protein, whose product MDLLEKNEHFWQRLFDGLFRRGGEVALQPVEIAKKLAKVMVARRTISVHNVYVPNVYLVNLSPYDFERLSVFEHSLARELEDYISKKAAEQNYTLVGKPRVEFEVEDELTPGEMRVAARMEEEPETASGNVAGPAAEEGDTLIYRAIDEAPGPPEEPALKLAVLEGPDAGRTFLLQKGRQVLGRQPACDFVLTDEQVSRRHCQVEESHDRVLVTDLGSRNGTMVNGRRVERAFLKPGDRLQVGRSVLELQVS is encoded by the coding sequence ATGGACTTGCTGGAGAAAAACGAACACTTCTGGCAACGGCTCTTTGACGGGCTTTTCCGCCGCGGCGGGGAAGTGGCCCTGCAACCGGTAGAAATCGCCAAAAAGCTGGCCAAGGTCATGGTGGCACGGCGGACGATCAGCGTTCACAACGTTTATGTACCCAACGTCTACCTGGTGAACCTGAGTCCCTATGATTTTGAGCGGCTCTCGGTTTTTGAGCATTCCCTGGCCCGGGAACTGGAGGACTATATCAGCAAAAAGGCGGCAGAACAGAATTACACCCTCGTTGGTAAACCCAGGGTGGAGTTTGAGGTTGAAGACGAGCTCACCCCCGGGGAGATGCGGGTGGCAGCGCGAATGGAGGAAGAACCGGAGACGGCCAGCGGGAATGTTGCCGGGCCGGCGGCGGAGGAAGGCGATACCCTTATTTACCGGGCAATTGATGAAGCTCCCGGACCGCCGGAAGAACCGGCTTTAAAATTGGCGGTACTGGAAGGACCGGATGCGGGTCGTACTTTTCTTCTCCAGAAGGGCAGACAGGTTCTGGGCCGCCAGCCGGCCTGTGATTTTGTCCTCACCGATGAGCAGGTCTCCCGGCGGCACTGCCAGGTGGAGGAGAGCCACGACCGCGTCCTGGTAACGGACCTGGGCAGCCGTAACGGGACCATGGTTAATGGTAGGAGGGTAGAGCGGGCCTTCCTGAAGCCCGGAGACCGCCTGCAGGTGGGGCGGAGCGTGCTGGAGTTACAGGTTAGCTGA
- a CDS encoding FHA domain-containing protein, which translates to MLLIYIFVWHVLRLMYLELGLAPAQSSRKRPVLVVLDAKNGGAKRGESYPLGENISIGRDNHNDIIINDSHVSARHAVITRQGREWKILDLDSTNGTYVNGLRLTGPHSLRPGDKISIGGVTFKVGWEDASRSPFPYRTGAAR; encoded by the coding sequence GTGCTTTTGATCTATATCTTTGTCTGGCATGTACTGCGGCTAATGTACCTGGAACTGGGCTTGGCCCCGGCACAAAGTTCGCGAAAACGCCCGGTTCTGGTGGTCCTGGATGCAAAAAATGGGGGAGCAAAAAGAGGAGAAAGCTACCCCCTCGGCGAAAATATTAGCATTGGCCGCGATAACCACAACGATATTATTATTAATGACAGCCACGTTTCCGCCAGACATGCTGTAATCACCCGCCAGGGAAGAGAATGGAAAATCCTGGATCTGGATAGTACCAATGGTACCTACGTTAACGGCCTGCGGCTAACCGGTCCGCATAGTTTACGGCCCGGCGATAAGATAAGTATCGGCGGCGTGACTTTCAAAGTGGGGTGGGAAGATGCAAGCCGAAGCCCTTTCCCATACCGGACTGGTGCGGCCCGGTAA
- a CDS encoding Stp1/IreP family PP2C-type Ser/Thr phosphatase, giving the protein MQAEALSHTGLVRPGNEDYFILDVERGLLAVADGMGGHQAGEVASQLALRALADKLFNGPEGEPLPRLLAAAAFANEVVYRSSLSSQEREGMGTTMTAVWVTGSRAYLTHIGDSRAYLFRDGQLQVLTDDHSYVGELVRRGGLTAEEARLHPRRNILTRALGTEVRVEIDSRELELKTGDRLLLCTDGLYEVIPDAELASILGENLSLAATARKLLDLALERGGPDNITVVLGLYD; this is encoded by the coding sequence ATGCAAGCCGAAGCCCTTTCCCATACCGGACTGGTGCGGCCCGGTAATGAAGATTACTTTATCCTCGATGTTGAGCGGGGGCTATTAGCAGTAGCTGATGGCATGGGCGGCCACCAGGCCGGGGAGGTTGCCAGCCAACTGGCCCTGCGCGCCCTGGCAGATAAACTCTTTAACGGGCCGGAGGGGGAGCCCCTGCCCCGGCTCCTGGCAGCCGCTGCCTTTGCTAATGAGGTAGTTTACCGGTCTTCCTTAAGCAGCCAGGAGAGGGAAGGAATGGGTACTACTATGACGGCTGTCTGGGTAACGGGGTCCAGGGCCTACCTGACCCATATCGGTGACAGCCGGGCCTATCTTTTCCGGGACGGACAATTACAGGTCCTTACCGACGATCATTCTTATGTAGGCGAGTTGGTTCGACGCGGCGGCCTGACTGCGGAGGAGGCCCGCCTGCATCCCCGGCGTAATATCCTTACCCGGGCCCTGGGGACCGAGGTCCGGGTGGAGATTGACAGCCGGGAGCTGGAATTAAAAACCGGGGACAGGCTCCTCCTATGTACTGATGGGCTGTATGAAGTCATCCCTGATGCTGAACTGGCCAGCATCCTGGGGGAAAATTTATCCCTGGCAGCGACTGCCAGGAAGCTCCTGGACCTGGCCCTCGAGCGGGGAGGGCCGGATAATATCACGGTGGTGTTGGGCCTCTATGATTAA
- a CDS encoding FtsW/RodA/SpoVE family cell cycle protein has protein sequence MINTGAGTGRRQEMALLAWPSLIIMAGYGYMVNSGLHHPGWQPAYALALLLGGFWGVHLILRVTRHGGDEFLLPLAAVLTTLGLTFLFRLDPGLAYRQIIWTILGLLVLVAVTTGFRDYQRLEQYPYLFLSLGLFFLAFTVVAGTRIGGAKSWVTLGSFQMQPVEAVKVLMVMYLAGYLSDKRELLVQGMGRPTWGPLLAATALAVLLLVIQRDLGSALILLATFLAMLYLATGKRRYVAAGAGLFTLGALLAYRLFPYLRVRIAIWLNPWTDAAGAGYQIVQALIALGSGGVFGTGLGLGHSQLIPAVATDFIFVTMGEEMGLFGSIGVALLYLLFALRGFRTALGAREEQGILLAGGLTVLVTFQAFIIMAGVSKLLPLTGVTLPFVSYGGSSLVISYLILGLLLNISAAGRVSKP, from the coding sequence ATGATTAATACCGGTGCTGGTACCGGACGGAGGCAGGAGATGGCCCTGCTGGCCTGGCCGTCCCTGATAATCATGGCCGGATATGGCTACATGGTGAATTCTGGCCTCCACCACCCAGGCTGGCAACCGGCTTATGCCCTGGCCCTTCTCCTGGGCGGGTTCTGGGGTGTACACTTGATTTTACGGGTTACCCGCCACGGTGGTGATGAATTTCTCCTGCCCCTGGCAGCCGTATTAACTACCCTGGGATTGACTTTTTTATTCCGCCTGGACCCCGGCCTGGCCTACCGCCAGATTATCTGGACTATCCTGGGTTTGCTGGTACTGGTGGCCGTGACCACCGGCTTCCGGGATTACCAGCGCCTGGAACAGTACCCCTACCTCTTCCTGTCCTTGGGGCTCTTTTTCCTGGCCTTTACTGTTGTGGCCGGGACGCGCATCGGTGGGGCTAAGAGCTGGGTGACCCTGGGATCCTTCCAGATGCAGCCGGTTGAAGCGGTCAAGGTTCTGATGGTCATGTATCTGGCCGGTTACCTGAGCGATAAGCGGGAATTATTGGTCCAGGGAATGGGGCGCCCTACCTGGGGCCCCCTTCTGGCGGCTACGGCCCTGGCGGTTTTACTCCTGGTTATCCAGCGGGATCTGGGGTCAGCACTGATCCTCCTGGCCACCTTCCTGGCCATGCTTTACCTGGCTACTGGTAAACGCCGTTATGTGGCAGCGGGTGCAGGCCTGTTTACTCTGGGGGCGTTGCTGGCTTACCGTCTTTTTCCCTACCTGCGGGTGCGGATCGCCATCTGGCTCAACCCGTGGACGGACGCTGCCGGAGCTGGTTACCAGATCGTGCAGGCGCTGATTGCCCTGGGAAGCGGAGGCGTCTTTGGCACCGGACTGGGGCTGGGCCATTCCCAGTTGATTCCTGCCGTGGCCACCGATTTTATTTTTGTTACCATGGGGGAAGAAATGGGGCTTTTCGGGAGCATCGGCGTCGCCCTTCTTTATCTTTTATTTGCCCTGCGCGGTTTCCGGACCGCCCTTGGCGCCAGGGAAGAGCAGGGTATCCTGCTGGCAGGGGGGCTGACAGTTCTGGTTACCTTTCAGGCTTTTATCATTATGGCTGGCGTCAGTAAACTCCTGCCCTTGACGGGTGTGACCTTGCCTTTTGTAAGTTACGGCGGGAGCTCCCTGGTTATCAGCTACCTGATTCTGGGGTTGCTCCTGAATATCAGCGCCGCCGGCCGGGTGAGCAAACCTTGA
- a CDS encoding peptidoglycan D,D-transpeptidase FtsI family protein — protein sequence MRGEVRRLAMVTGAIFLALVLYLTYIQAVAGERLYLNPLNPRLALVEQQTVRGTIYDRAGRILARTVTVDGQFRREYPYGRAAAPVVGYVSGRFGSSGLEASRDGELLGLLGWQRFFNEGLRLAGKQARGNDLTLTLDADLQRRATDLLAGRRGAVVALDPRTGAVLVLASSPTFDPNHLEEEWPRINDPSSGSPLLNRAVQGLYPPGSVMKLVTATAALEADPAVLQRQFYCPGYLEVQGWKLTCPRAHGHLNFQEAMMYSCNVTFATLALEAGADKFKATADLYGFNKPLDFDLPVKESRVPEHLDANALAESSIGQGAVLATPLQMALVTAAVANRGIIMQPYLVARITSPGGQTLWQAQPRPLQVVAGAGVVDAIKDAMVATVKGGTATAAAIPGIQVAAKTGSAQNPGGLAHAWLVAMAPAQDPAIVVAVVVENAGAGGVAAAPIAREIMAAALRR from the coding sequence TTGAGGGGCGAAGTACGCCGCCTGGCCATGGTTACCGGGGCCATCTTCCTGGCCCTGGTGTTGTACCTGACCTATATCCAGGCCGTGGCCGGGGAAAGGCTCTATTTAAATCCTTTAAATCCGCGCCTGGCCCTGGTAGAGCAGCAAACCGTGCGGGGCACTATCTACGACCGGGCCGGCAGGATCCTGGCCCGGACCGTTACAGTTGACGGCCAGTTCCGGCGGGAATATCCCTACGGTAGGGCCGCGGCCCCGGTGGTGGGCTATGTATCCGGGCGTTTCGGCAGCAGTGGCCTGGAGGCCAGCCGCGATGGCGAGCTTCTGGGACTCCTCGGTTGGCAGCGTTTTTTCAACGAGGGGTTGCGCCTGGCCGGCAAACAAGCCCGGGGGAATGATCTTACCCTGACCCTGGACGCCGACCTGCAACGCCGGGCTACCGATTTACTGGCCGGCAGGCGCGGGGCAGTTGTAGCCCTGGACCCCCGTACGGGCGCCGTCCTCGTTCTGGCCAGCAGCCCTACCTTTGACCCCAACCACCTCGAAGAAGAATGGCCCCGGATCAATGACCCCTCCAGCGGCAGCCCCCTCTTAAACCGGGCCGTCCAGGGGCTTTATCCGCCGGGTTCAGTTATGAAGCTGGTTACGGCCACGGCGGCCCTGGAGGCTGATCCGGCCGTTTTACAGCGCCAGTTTTATTGCCCGGGTTACCTGGAGGTCCAGGGGTGGAAGCTAACCTGCCCACGGGCCCATGGTCACCTCAATTTTCAAGAAGCCATGATGTATTCCTGTAATGTTACCTTTGCCACCCTGGCCTTGGAGGCCGGGGCCGATAAATTCAAAGCTACGGCCGATCTTTACGGGTTTAATAAGCCCCTGGATTTTGACCTGCCGGTGAAAGAATCCCGGGTACCGGAACACCTGGATGCCAATGCCTTGGCCGAAAGCTCCATTGGCCAGGGTGCGGTCCTGGCGACGCCCCTACAGATGGCCCTGGTAACGGCTGCTGTAGCCAACAGGGGCATCATAATGCAGCCCTATCTTGTAGCCAGGATAACTTCACCCGGAGGCCAGACCCTCTGGCAGGCCCAGCCCCGGCCCCTGCAGGTGGTGGCTGGAGCCGGGGTGGTAGACGCGATTAAGGACGCTATGGTAGCTACAGTAAAGGGGGGAACAGCTACGGCGGCGGCAATACCGGGTATCCAGGTGGCCGCGAAAACGGGTTCAGCCCAGAACCCCGGTGGCCTGGCCCATGCCTGGCTGGTGGCCATGGCGCCAGCCCAGGACCCGGCCATTGTGGTGGCCGTAGTGGTGGA